In Vespula vulgaris chromosome 7, iyVesVulg1.1, whole genome shotgun sequence, a single window of DNA contains:
- the LOC127065114 gene encoding structure-specific endonuclease subunit slx1 isoform X1, translated as MEEAEIVEHFYGVYLLYCLNPKYKGRIYIGYTVDPRRRIKQHNAGREHGGAYKTSKKGPWSMVLIIHGFPNSTSALRFEWAWQHPHTSRRLRHVSKKKSTQKTIEFYLMVLSEMLKVGPWCRLPLTIRWLDDDFAQTYSTSFSPPLHMPICYGKVIPRKVTKRSPRKEKTNESQMQEDYIPIQLCSICGLISERNESITCIKPSCRLIAHLICLAQHFSKDDQILPIEGTCPSCNTNVLWGDLIRKMIGCYQDLQSDVDNSPLIISSDEDIVD; from the exons ATGGAAGAGGCAGAAATAGTGGAGCACTTTTACggagtatatttattatattgtttgaATCCAAAGTACAAAggtagaatttatataggttacACTGTAGATCCACGACGTAGAATTAAACAACACAATGCCGGTAGAGAACATGGCGGTGCATACAAAACTAGCAAAAAAGGTCCATG gAGCATGGTGTTAATTATTCATGGCTTTCCTAACAGTACTTCTGCATTGAGA TTCGAATGGGCATGGCAGCATCCTCACACAAGTCGACGTTTAAGGCatgtatcgaaaaaaaaatcaactcAAAAAAccatagaattttatttgatgGTTCTCTCAGAAATGCTCAAAGTCGGACCCTGGTGTCGTTTACCTTTAACGATTCGTTGGCTGGACGATGACTTCGCTCAAACTTATTCCACTTCCTTTTCACCGCCTCTACACATGCCGATATGTTACGGGAAAGTTATACCGCGAAAGGTCACTAAGAGAAGtccaagaaaagagaagaccAACGAATCACAGATGCAAGAAGATTACATTCCTATACAACTTTGCTCGATTTGCGGATTAATAAGCGAAAGAAACGAGTCCATTACGTGTATAAAACCGAGTTGTCGACTGATAGCACATTTAATTTGTTTGGCACAACATTTTTCTAAGGATGATCAAATCTTACCAATCGAGGGTACATGTCCTTCCTGTAATACCAACGTCCTTTGGGGTGATTTGATAAGGAAGATGATTGGTTGTTATCAAGACTTGCAAAGTGACGTTGATAACTCTCCACTTATAATTAGTAGCGATGAAGATATCgtagattaa
- the LOC127065114 gene encoding structure-specific endonuclease subunit slx1 isoform X2 yields the protein MPVENMAVHTKLAKKIFFRSMVLIIHGFPNSTSALRFEWAWQHPHTSRRLRHVSKKKSTQKTIEFYLMVLSEMLKVGPWCRLPLTIRWLDDDFAQTYSTSFSPPLHMPICYGKVIPRKVTKRSPRKEKTNESQMQEDYIPIQLCSICGLISERNESITCIKPSCRLIAHLICLAQHFSKDDQILPIEGTCPSCNTNVLWGDLIRKMIGCYQDLQSDVDNSPLIISSDEDIVD from the exons ATGCCGGTAGAGAACATGGCGGTGCATACAAAACTAGCAAAAAAG attttttttaggAGCATGGTGTTAATTATTCATGGCTTTCCTAACAGTACTTCTGCATTGAGA TTCGAATGGGCATGGCAGCATCCTCACACAAGTCGACGTTTAAGGCatgtatcgaaaaaaaaatcaactcAAAAAAccatagaattttatttgatgGTTCTCTCAGAAATGCTCAAAGTCGGACCCTGGTGTCGTTTACCTTTAACGATTCGTTGGCTGGACGATGACTTCGCTCAAACTTATTCCACTTCCTTTTCACCGCCTCTACACATGCCGATATGTTACGGGAAAGTTATACCGCGAAAGGTCACTAAGAGAAGtccaagaaaagagaagaccAACGAATCACAGATGCAAGAAGATTACATTCCTATACAACTTTGCTCGATTTGCGGATTAATAAGCGAAAGAAACGAGTCCATTACGTGTATAAAACCGAGTTGTCGACTGATAGCACATTTAATTTGTTTGGCACAACATTTTTCTAAGGATGATCAAATCTTACCAATCGAGGGTACATGTCCTTCCTGTAATACCAACGTCCTTTGGGGTGATTTGATAAGGAAGATGATTGGTTGTTATCAAGACTTGCAAAGTGACGTTGATAACTCTCCACTTATAATTAGTAGCGATGAAGATATCgtagattaa
- the LOC127065125 gene encoding uncharacterized protein LOC127065125: MKVTMTLFALILICLSIVQIECRSNNKKTKQLSLQSKETNPVNFIRLLVMRLVFGVATSMGLGENISGVLGGIFVPPGAEDYADYADDDLIPDLF; the protein is encoded by the exons atgaaagtgaCAATGACGTTATTCGCTTTAATATTGATATGTTTGAGC ATCGTTCAGATCGAATGTCGatctaataataagaaaacgaaGCAATTGTCGTTACAAAGTAAAGAAACCAATCCAGTGAATTTTATAAGGTTGCTCGTAATGAGACTTGTTTTTGGTGTAGCGACATCGATGGGATTAGGTGAAAATATTTCTGGTGTTCTTGGAGGAATATTTGTACCTCCTGGCGCGGAAGATTATGCCGATTATGCCGACGATGATCTGATCCCTGATTTATTCTAA
- the LOC127065090 gene encoding solute carrier family 22 member 8-like isoform X1, whose translation MKTNDGKRMNAETVKVGCFQMLLVLIFCINYIIVSMNHALPAFHNYTPKFYCQPRNTTSRTYGCQIQNNWTIESNSSTELEMDSCSGDYRFAIEPGENSVVTEWILICERRYLTYLASAIYYLGALIGASIAGILADRIGRLPVQAICLYTQGTMAVALYIVQSYPTFLALRGLQGIFVQGLQNSTYILSLELFPSKSRTLVALIMQIAWAIGLILLAILSYVIPDWRILQLAVSVPTAITVLYIWIIPESPRWLLAKNKLTEADMALERIAKYNGCCTRIRRENVIEPEPVAKENPTPVKPERKSRVSSVDLKKPKTLEMTTQDEVMKLLNTPDSHQQKEQSRSSTVIVQVPTKRISSTNVELRKENDVENEMKNPPSCSTNNRRSKRSSQSVYDQKVSSKIDEEIVVLRNPRKLQEANDNEIKMDENVGHESKKIKSKTLQKLFKRSLTRKYSLVMVLQWFSSSMACYLLASLLPNFNVNRHVTFALGGALEIATYTFIYFVLSRYGRRVPLSIYQSTTGVILIILSILIILIDSSLAWKDLMETIILLFGKVTVISTIAITYLYAVELFPTVVRGTCLGLCTIFAEVGSLSIQVLSLEKYVPINISLAIVGVLSLISGILAIILPETLNKILPDTIEDIEQMFVKRRDQKNDEEIVNEDKNIAKDDLTEREILREKLFSEDWVDAGNGILVNFSENKNADCTRD comes from the exons ATGAAGACCaacgatggaaaaagaatgaacgCGGAAACAGTGAAAGTTGGGTGTTTTCAAATGCTtcttgtattaatattttgcaTAAATTACATCATCGTATCTATGAACCATGCTCTACCGGCTTTTCACAATTACACACCGAAATTTTATTGTCag CCAAGGAATACAACAAGCAGAACTTATGGCTGTCAAATCCAAAACAATTGGACGATCGAATCTAACTCGAGCACCGAACTTGAGATGGATTCCTGTTCTGGTGATTATCGATTCGCGATCGAGCCTGGTGAGAACAGCGTTGTCACCGAGTGGATCTTGATATGTGAAAGAAGATATTTGACGTATCTAGCGTCGGCAATCTATTATCTTGGTGCTTTGATCGGTGCTTCGATTGCTGGAATTTTGGCTGATCGAATTGGAAGACTACCAGTTCAAGCGATTTGTCTTTATACACAAGGCACTATGGCTGTTGCATTGTACATCGTgcag AGCTATCCTACATTTTTGGCACTTCGTGGCCTTCAAGGTATCTTCGTACAAGGCCTACAAAACTCAACATACATATTATCATTGGAATTGTTTCCCAGTAAATCGCGAACTCTCGTCGCTCTGATCATGCAAATCGCTTGGGCTATCGGCCTGATACTCTTAGCGATACTCAGTTATGTTATACCAGACTGGAGAATTTTGCAGCTGGCTGTTTCTGTACCTACAGCGATAACAGTTCTATATATCTG GATAATACCCGAATCCCCGCGATGGCTACTGGCTAAAAATAAGTTAACGGAAGCCGATATGGCTTTGGAAAGAATCGCGAAATATAACGGGTGTTGCACGAGAATACGCAGAGAGAACGTTATCGAGCCTGAGCCTGTTGCTAAAGAAAATCCGACGCCGGTGAAGCCGGAAAGGAAATCACGTGTTTCTAGCGTCGACTTAAAGAAACCGAAAACTCTTGAAATGACGACGCAAGACGAGGTGATGAAATTGCTGAATACGCCGGATTCGCATCAGCAAAAAGAGCAAT CCAGAAGTTCCACTGTGATCGTTCAAGTACCCACAAAACGAATTTCGTCGACGAACGTCGAATTACGAAAGGAAAATGacgtagaaaatgaaatgaaaaatccaCCATCTTGTTCGACCAATAACCGGAGATCTAAGAGAAGTTCTCAATCCGTTTACGATCAAAAGGTATCTTCGAAAATAGATGAGGAGATCGTTGTTCTTAGAAATCCAAGGAAACTTCAAGAAGcaaatgataatgaaataaaaatggacgAAAATGTCGGACacgaatcaaaaaaaataaaaagtaaaacttTACAAAAGCTATTCAAACGATCATTGACAAGAAAGTATAGTCTTGTGATGGTTCTTCAGTg GTTTTCATCCTCTATGGCGTGTTATCTTTTAGCATCGCTTTTACCAAATTTTAACGTAAATAGACACGTGACTTTTGCCTTAGGAGGAGCCTTAGAAATTGCTacttatacgtttatatatttcgtattgTCCAGATACGGAAGACGAGTACCTTTGAGCATATATCAATCTACTACCGGcgtaatattaatcatattatctattctaattattttaatagattcTTCTTTAGCCTGGAAAg ATCTTATGGAAACTATAATATTGCTATTTGGTAAAGTAACTGTAATAAGTACTATTGCTATAACGTATCTCTATGCCGTTGAACTATTTCCAACTGTTGTAAGAGGAACCTGTTTAGGTTTATGCACAATTTTTGCTGAAGTCGGTTCTTTAAGTATACAAGTGTTATCATTG gAAAAATACGTGCCAATTAACATATCGTTAGCGATCGTTGGTGTATTATCTCTTATTTCTGGTATACTAGCAATCATTTTACCAGAAACATTGAATAAGATTCTACCGGATACAATAGAGGATATTGAACAGATGTTTGTTAAAAGAAGGGATCAGAAAAACGATGAGGAAATTGTTAATGaggataaaaatattgcaaaagaTGATCTtacggaaagagaaatactaagagagaaacttttttcGGAGGATTGGGTGGACGCCGGAAACGGTATATTAGTTAATTTTTCCGAAAATAAAAACGCGGATTGTACGCGTGATTAG
- the LOC127065090 gene encoding solute carrier family 22 member 8-like isoform X2: MKTNDGKRMNAETVKVGCFQMLLVLIFCINYIIVSMNHALPAFHNYTPKFYCQPRNTTSRTYGCQIQNNWTIESNSSTELEMDSCSGDYRFAIEPGENSVVTEWILICERRYLTYLASAIYYLGALIGASIAGILADRIGRLPVQAICLYTQGTMAVALYIVQSYPTFLALRGLQGIFVQGLQNSTYILSLELFPSKSRTLVALIMQIAWAIGLILLAILSYVIPDWRILQLAVSVPTAITVLYIWIIPESPRWLLAKNKLTEADMALERIAKYNGCCTRIRRENVIEPEPVAKENPTPVKPERKSRVSSVDLKKPKTLEMTTQDEVMKLLNTPDSHQQKEQSRSSTVIVQVPTKRISSTNVELRKENDVENEMKNPPSCSTNNRRSKRSSQSVYDQKVSSKIDEEIVVLRNPRKLQEANDNEIKMDENVGHESKKIKSKTLQKLFKRSLTRKYSLVMVLQWFSSSMACYLLASLLPNFNVNRHVTFALGGALEIATYTFIYFVLSRYGRRVPLSIYQSTTGVILIILSILIILIDSSLAWKDLMETIILLFGKVTVISTIAITYLYAVELFPTVVRGTCLGLCTIFAEVGSLSIQVLSLEKYVPINISLAIVGVLSLISGILAIILPETLNKILPDTIEDIEQMFVKRRDQKNDEEIVNEDKNIAKDDLTEREILREKLFSEDWVDAGNGSRPL, translated from the exons ATGAAGACCaacgatggaaaaagaatgaacgCGGAAACAGTGAAAGTTGGGTGTTTTCAAATGCTtcttgtattaatattttgcaTAAATTACATCATCGTATCTATGAACCATGCTCTACCGGCTTTTCACAATTACACACCGAAATTTTATTGTCag CCAAGGAATACAACAAGCAGAACTTATGGCTGTCAAATCCAAAACAATTGGACGATCGAATCTAACTCGAGCACCGAACTTGAGATGGATTCCTGTTCTGGTGATTATCGATTCGCGATCGAGCCTGGTGAGAACAGCGTTGTCACCGAGTGGATCTTGATATGTGAAAGAAGATATTTGACGTATCTAGCGTCGGCAATCTATTATCTTGGTGCTTTGATCGGTGCTTCGATTGCTGGAATTTTGGCTGATCGAATTGGAAGACTACCAGTTCAAGCGATTTGTCTTTATACACAAGGCACTATGGCTGTTGCATTGTACATCGTgcag AGCTATCCTACATTTTTGGCACTTCGTGGCCTTCAAGGTATCTTCGTACAAGGCCTACAAAACTCAACATACATATTATCATTGGAATTGTTTCCCAGTAAATCGCGAACTCTCGTCGCTCTGATCATGCAAATCGCTTGGGCTATCGGCCTGATACTCTTAGCGATACTCAGTTATGTTATACCAGACTGGAGAATTTTGCAGCTGGCTGTTTCTGTACCTACAGCGATAACAGTTCTATATATCTG GATAATACCCGAATCCCCGCGATGGCTACTGGCTAAAAATAAGTTAACGGAAGCCGATATGGCTTTGGAAAGAATCGCGAAATATAACGGGTGTTGCACGAGAATACGCAGAGAGAACGTTATCGAGCCTGAGCCTGTTGCTAAAGAAAATCCGACGCCGGTGAAGCCGGAAAGGAAATCACGTGTTTCTAGCGTCGACTTAAAGAAACCGAAAACTCTTGAAATGACGACGCAAGACGAGGTGATGAAATTGCTGAATACGCCGGATTCGCATCAGCAAAAAGAGCAAT CCAGAAGTTCCACTGTGATCGTTCAAGTACCCACAAAACGAATTTCGTCGACGAACGTCGAATTACGAAAGGAAAATGacgtagaaaatgaaatgaaaaatccaCCATCTTGTTCGACCAATAACCGGAGATCTAAGAGAAGTTCTCAATCCGTTTACGATCAAAAGGTATCTTCGAAAATAGATGAGGAGATCGTTGTTCTTAGAAATCCAAGGAAACTTCAAGAAGcaaatgataatgaaataaaaatggacgAAAATGTCGGACacgaatcaaaaaaaataaaaagtaaaacttTACAAAAGCTATTCAAACGATCATTGACAAGAAAGTATAGTCTTGTGATGGTTCTTCAGTg GTTTTCATCCTCTATGGCGTGTTATCTTTTAGCATCGCTTTTACCAAATTTTAACGTAAATAGACACGTGACTTTTGCCTTAGGAGGAGCCTTAGAAATTGCTacttatacgtttatatatttcgtattgTCCAGATACGGAAGACGAGTACCTTTGAGCATATATCAATCTACTACCGGcgtaatattaatcatattatctattctaattattttaatagattcTTCTTTAGCCTGGAAAg ATCTTATGGAAACTATAATATTGCTATTTGGTAAAGTAACTGTAATAAGTACTATTGCTATAACGTATCTCTATGCCGTTGAACTATTTCCAACTGTTGTAAGAGGAACCTGTTTAGGTTTATGCACAATTTTTGCTGAAGTCGGTTCTTTAAGTATACAAGTGTTATCATTG gAAAAATACGTGCCAATTAACATATCGTTAGCGATCGTTGGTGTATTATCTCTTATTTCTGGTATACTAGCAATCATTTTACCAGAAACATTGAATAAGATTCTACCGGATACAATAGAGGATATTGAACAGATGTTTGTTAAAAGAAGGGATCAGAAAAACGATGAGGAAATTGTTAATGaggataaaaatattgcaaaagaTGATCTtacggaaagagaaatactaagagagaaacttttttcGGAGGATTGGGTGGACGCCGGAAACG GTTCAAGACCACTCTGA
- the LOC127065121 gene encoding mediator of RNA polymerase II transcription subunit 31: MNRLDDPPGLMKGRKPSFIGMNGGTETDDQQRLRFQVELEFVQCLANPNYLNFLAQRGYFKDTTFINYLKYLLYWKEPEYAKYLRYPMCLYFLDLLQYEHFRREVVNSQCTKFIDDQQILLWQHYTRRRTRLLQTAAEQTQHVNPQNNGIVQPKVP; encoded by the exons ATGAACCGTCTGGATGATCCTCCAGGTCTCATGAAAGGCAGAAAACCATCTTTTATCGGAATGAACG gaGGTACGGAAACAGACGACCAACAGCGTCTAAGGTTCCAAGTTGAATTGGAATTCGTTCAATGTCTTGCAAATCCAAATTATCTCAACT TTTTAGCACAACGTGGTTATTTTAAGGACACCACATTTATAAACTATCTCAAGTATCTTCTTTATTGGAAAGAACCAGAATATGCTAAATATTTAAGATACCCCATGTGTTTGTATTTCTTAGACTTATTGCAATACGAACACTTTAGAAGAGAAGTTGTCAATTCACAATGCACTAAGTTTATAGATGATCAACAAATTTTGCTTTGGCAACATTACACTAGACGTAGAACAAGACTTTTACAGACTGCAGCTGAGCAGACTCAACATGTCAATCCGCAAAATAATGGTATTGTACAGCCTAAAGTTCCTTGA